The Coregonus clupeaformis isolate EN_2021a chromosome 3, ASM2061545v1, whole genome shotgun sequence genome includes a region encoding these proteins:
- the LOC121540452 gene encoding SAM and SH3 domain-containing protein 3: MLRRKPSNASEKEQGQEKVQKKKLTLQRSSSFKDFMKPRSPVVVDKEFNLDYTVPEDVTVEEAVKSGSKQGKKSWRNVISRTMTRKTSKRVQKALAEEGGESGEEGSPSPTTDWMPDLTAGNRTSVCSTGSEETVLSPLSRQLSGCGDRQSLDSGYSQRDSMRLEESSPPYTGPFCGRARVHTDFIPSPYDIESLKLQKGDIIQIIEKDPVGTWTGKLNNKVGTFKFIYVNILPDEATPPMRKRCSNKNRCSTAKNKPQTLEEVLERIGLTELGSLLSMHGFQSLEDFGGLKESHLNELNITDAEQRTKILTATELLRDSDDESEPEEEGSSAEEKDDLPRDSGCFESTENLEDGRHEPEGEPGTEQKSNQEPEQHQVEEEQLSSVEEQLQELRVDEEVS; the protein is encoded by the exons ATGTTACGGCGAAAACCTTCCAATGCCTCAGAGAAGGAGCAGGGGCAGGAGAAGGTGCAGAAGAAGAAG cTCACCCTGCAGAGGTCCAGCAGCTTCAAGGACTTCATGAAGCCCAGGTCCCCTGTAGTGGTGGACAAGGAGTTCAACTTGGACTACACA GTGCCGGAGGATGTGACTGTGGAGGAGGCAGTGAAGAGTGGCAGTAAGCAGGGGAAGAAGTCGTGGCGTAACGTCATCTCACGCACCATGACCCGTAAAACCTCCAAGAGGGTACAGAAGGCCCTGGCAGAGGAGGGG GGGGAAAGTGGTGAGGAGGGCTCCCCGTCCCCCACCACAGACTGGATGCCAGACCTGACAGCAGGCAATAGGACCTCCGTGTGCTCCACAGGCTCAGAGGAAACCGTCCTCAGCCCCCTCTCCCGCCAGCTCTCTGGGT GTGGGGACCGCCAGAGCCTGGACAGTGGCTATAGCCAGAGAGACAGCATGAGGCTGGAGGAGTCCAGTCCTCCCTACACAGGCCCCTTCTGTGGTCGCGCCCGCGTCCACACAGACTTCATCCCCAGCCCCTACGACATTGAGTCCCTCAAGCTCCAA AAAGGTGACATCATCCAGATCATTGAGAAGGACCCAGTGGGCACATGGACAGGGAAGCTCAACAACAAGGTGGGCACCTTTAAGTTCATCTACGTCAACATCCTACCGGACGAGGCCACACCGCCCATGAGGAAGAGGTGCTCCAACAAGAATCGCTGCTCCACGGCCAAAAACAAGCCCCAGACCCTGGAGGAAGTTCTGGAGAGGATCGGGCTCACC GAGCTGGGCTCTTTGCTGTCTATGCACGGCTTCCAGAGCCTGGAGGACTTTGGCGGCCTGAAGGAGTCCCACCTCAATGAGCTCAATATCACAGATGCTGAACAACGTACCAAGATCCTGACTGCTACTGAGCTGCTGCGTGACT CGGATGATGAGTCTGAGCCAGAGGAGGAGGGAAGTAGTGCTGAGGAGAAGGATGACCTACCCAGGGACTCAGGCTGCTTCGAGAGCACAGAGAACCTGGAGGACGGGCGCCATGAACCAGAGGGAGAGCCAGGTACGGAGCAGAAGTCTAACCAGGAGCCAGAGCAGCACCAGGTTGAGGAGGAGCAGCTGAGTTCTGTTGAGGAGCAACTGCAGGAGCTTAGAGTGGATGAGGAGGTCTCCTGA